In Thermospira aquatica, the following proteins share a genomic window:
- a CDS encoding pyridoxal phosphate-dependent aminotransferase: MQHRVFQKSKKLEGIFYDIRGPVVAEAQRLEQEGYNIIRLNTGNPPRFGVDAPDEIIHDVAYNLREAQGYTHEKGVFSARKAVMQYYQLKGIQDISIDDIYIGNGVSELILLSLQALLDSGDEVLVPIPDYPLWTGAVTLSGGKAIHYICDEEANWYPDLADIRKKITPRTKGIVVINPNNPTGSVYPREILEEIIKIAVEHKLIIFSDEIYEKIVYEDAKAYCIASMTDETLVLTYNGLSKSHRIPGFRVGWLLLSGKKEWATDYIEGLNLVASMRLCSNVPAQYAIQTALGGYQSIDDLVRPGGRLREQRDYSYQLLNDIPGITCVKPMGALYLFPKVDVKRFNIKDDMKLVYDILRTKHILLVQGTGFNWPKPDHFRFVFLPDIKELEEVAGRLKDFFETYKQEE, encoded by the coding sequence ATGCAACATCGAGTATTTCAAAAATCAAAGAAACTTGAAGGGATTTTTTATGATATTCGCGGGCCTGTGGTTGCTGAGGCTCAACGATTGGAACAGGAGGGGTACAACATCATCAGGCTCAACACGGGGAATCCCCCTCGGTTTGGGGTTGATGCTCCGGATGAGATTATTCACGATGTAGCTTACAATCTCAGAGAGGCTCAGGGATATACCCATGAAAAGGGCGTCTTCTCTGCGAGAAAAGCTGTGATGCAGTACTACCAGCTGAAAGGGATACAGGATATTTCTATTGATGATATCTATATAGGTAACGGCGTAAGTGAACTCATTCTTCTGTCACTTCAAGCCCTCCTTGATAGTGGGGATGAGGTGCTTGTGCCTATCCCGGATTATCCTCTCTGGACAGGGGCTGTCACTCTTTCGGGAGGAAAGGCTATCCACTACATCTGCGATGAAGAGGCAAACTGGTATCCTGATCTTGCGGACATACGCAAAAAAATCACTCCCAGGACCAAAGGGATTGTGGTGATCAATCCCAACAATCCCACAGGTTCGGTATATCCCAGAGAGATTCTCGAGGAGATCATTAAGATTGCCGTAGAACACAAGCTTATCATCTTTTCAGATGAGATTTATGAAAAAATTGTTTACGAAGATGCCAAAGCGTACTGCATCGCGAGTATGACCGATGAAACACTGGTTCTCACCTATAATGGACTCTCGAAATCCCACCGGATCCCTGGTTTTCGTGTGGGTTGGCTTCTCCTCTCCGGAAAAAAAGAATGGGCAACAGACTATATTGAAGGGCTTAATCTGGTAGCATCGATGCGTCTCTGTAGCAATGTTCCGGCCCAGTACGCCATTCAGACAGCGCTTGGGGGATACCAGAGTATTGATGACCTGGTGAGACCTGGCGGGAGACTGAGAGAACAACGTGATTACTCATATCAGCTTCTCAATGATATTCCGGGTATTACCTGTGTGAAGCCCATGGGGGCGCTTTATCTTTTCCCCAAAGTAGATGTGAAGCGATTCAACATCAAAGATGACATGAAGCTGGTTTATGATATTTTGCGCACGAAACATATTCTTTTGGTGCAGGGGACGGGCTTCAATTGGCCCAAACCCGATCACTTCCGGTTTGTGTTTCTTCCTGATATAAAGGAACTTGAAGAGGTTGCAGGAAGACTGAAGGATTTCTTTGAAACTTACAAACAGGAGGAATAG
- the ligA gene encoding NAD-dependent DNA ligase LigA: MTIEEARQEIEKLREFLHYHNYRYYVLDNPEISDAEYDEAMRRLLELEKLFPELVTPDSPTQRVGAEPLKSFENFTHPYKMYSLGNALNTEEFHAFVQRVRQATANKPIVWTAEHKFDGLAIELIYKKGVLTMGVTRGNGEVGEVVTHSVRTIKNLPLKLLGSVPDELVVYGEVVMHREDFQKLDEEREAAGEVPFANPRNAAAGSIRQLDPSITAQRRLFFYAYGVRFPDDTVILSHYDRMSYLSERGFSICFHRLKTENINEIEEYHNYWETHRDEIPYEIDGIVVKVDDFLLEQTLGYDAKTPKWAIAWKFKPMQAQAVLREIELGVGRQGTITPVAIFDPVFLAGARVQRATLHNFDEVKRLDLHYGDTLVVERSGEVIPKVVAVIKEKRPPMAKPVEEPTHCPVCGTPVKRESDQVGIFCPNPSCPAVIKAKLRHFVSRSAMDIEGLGEELIERFYNEGILTSLGDIFRLKKHRNRLIEMDRLGEKLVDKLLANIEAKREVPLDRFLYALGIDFVGQETAKILSREFGSLENIRKARFEDFVRLYGIGEVVARSLEDFFRDPLRSKVIDDLLEAGIKVKAYPKQDKREGKLAGKYVCITGKHEIYSREQLFQFIEAEGGIPQDNVTRQTNFLVVGESPGSKLAKAEKQGIPIIPMEEFLKQIQKG, translated from the coding sequence ATGACCATCGAAGAGGCAAGGCAGGAAATAGAGAAACTCCGGGAATTTTTACATTACCACAACTACCGTTACTATGTGCTGGATAATCCCGAGATCTCTGATGCTGAATATGATGAAGCCATGCGACGTCTTCTCGAGCTAGAAAAGCTCTTTCCTGAACTTGTCACCCCCGATTCTCCAACCCAGCGCGTGGGGGCAGAACCTCTCAAGTCTTTTGAGAACTTTACCCATCCTTATAAAATGTATAGCCTTGGGAATGCGCTTAACACGGAAGAATTTCACGCCTTTGTTCAGCGGGTACGACAGGCAACGGCCAACAAACCCATTGTCTGGACAGCAGAACACAAGTTTGATGGTCTGGCCATTGAACTTATTTACAAAAAGGGTGTTCTCACCATGGGGGTAACGAGGGGGAATGGTGAGGTTGGGGAGGTGGTGACGCATAGTGTACGAACGATAAAAAACCTGCCTTTAAAACTTCTTGGAAGTGTTCCTGATGAGCTTGTGGTGTATGGTGAGGTTGTGATGCATCGGGAGGATTTTCAGAAGCTCGATGAGGAGAGAGAAGCCGCTGGCGAGGTGCCTTTTGCCAATCCGAGAAACGCGGCAGCCGGGTCTATTCGGCAGCTTGATCCCTCGATTACTGCTCAGCGGAGGCTTTTCTTTTATGCATATGGGGTAAGATTTCCGGATGATACGGTGATCCTTTCTCATTATGACCGCATGAGCTATCTCTCTGAACGGGGTTTTTCGATCTGTTTTCACAGATTGAAAACCGAGAATATCAATGAAATAGAGGAGTATCACAACTATTGGGAAACTCACCGCGATGAGATCCCCTATGAAATTGATGGGATTGTGGTAAAGGTGGATGATTTTCTTCTGGAGCAAACGCTTGGTTACGATGCCAAAACCCCCAAATGGGCCATAGCCTGGAAGTTTAAACCCATGCAGGCGCAGGCAGTTTTGCGTGAGATTGAGCTTGGTGTAGGCAGACAGGGAACCATTACACCTGTGGCTATCTTTGATCCGGTGTTTCTTGCAGGAGCTCGTGTTCAAAGGGCTACCCTTCATAATTTTGATGAGGTGAAACGACTTGATCTCCACTATGGGGATACCCTGGTGGTAGAACGTTCGGGGGAGGTGATTCCCAAAGTGGTTGCTGTTATAAAAGAAAAGCGTCCCCCCATGGCAAAGCCTGTTGAGGAGCCTACCCACTGTCCGGTTTGTGGTACCCCTGTGAAACGAGAATCCGATCAGGTCGGTATCTTTTGCCCCAATCCATCCTGTCCTGCGGTTATCAAGGCAAAACTCCGGCATTTTGTTTCTCGATCCGCGATGGATATTGAGGGACTCGGGGAGGAACTTATAGAGAGATTCTATAACGAGGGGATTCTTACCTCCCTGGGGGATATTTTTCGGCTCAAAAAACATCGGAATCGACTGATAGAGATGGATCGTTTAGGGGAGAAGCTTGTGGATAAACTTCTTGCGAACATTGAGGCAAAACGCGAAGTGCCTCTCGATAGGTTTTTGTATGCCCTTGGTATTGATTTTGTAGGTCAGGAGACAGCAAAGATTCTATCCAGAGAGTTTGGATCGCTTGAAAATATCCGCAAGGCTCGTTTTGAGGATTTTGTGAGGTTGTATGGGATTGGGGAGGTGGTTGCTAGAAGTCTTGAAGATTTCTTTAGGGATCCTCTCCGGTCAAAGGTGATAGATGATCTTCTTGAGGCAGGGATAAAGGTAAAGGCTTACCCAAAGCAGGACAAAAGAGAAGGAAAACTTGCAGGAAAATATGTCTGTATTACGGGGAAACACGAGATTTACTCAAGAGAACAGTTGTTTCAGTTTATTGAGGCTGAAGGGGGTATTCCTCAGGACAATGTCACCAGGCAAACAAACTTTCTGGTGGTGGGGGAATCGCCGGGATCAAAACTTGCCAAAGCCGAGAAACAGGGGATCCCTATTATTCCCATGGAAGAGTTTTTGAAACAGATACAAAAAGGATAG
- a CDS encoding ABC transporter ATP-binding protein, which produces MPDVAIEVQGVSKSYDQFQALKNVSFSVYQGECYALLGPNGAGKTTMMKLLYGRVAHHPANGQIRVFGLDSLKDSLKIRFFTGIVPQDDNLDYELSVQENLRIYSLYYGMDQKTIQKRIDELLEFMDLRDKKNANIRELSGGMRRRLVIARALLHSPRLLILDEPTTGLDPQVRHHIWDKLRVLLREGVTILLTTHYMDEAFQLADRLMILHEGVKIVEGKPAELIRSHIEPYVYEVPESKANNCTPPDYVRLEKSGEMVRFYAHDVSVLQHLAECLPPGTGFIRQANLEDVFLKLTGRQLHE; this is translated from the coding sequence ATGCCTGATGTAGCCATAGAAGTTCAGGGTGTCTCGAAAAGCTATGATCAGTTCCAGGCACTCAAGAATGTCTCGTTCTCTGTGTATCAGGGAGAATGCTATGCTCTGTTAGGGCCAAACGGAGCAGGGAAAACAACGATGATGAAGCTTCTTTATGGGCGTGTTGCTCATCATCCTGCAAACGGTCAGATCCGGGTTTTTGGACTTGATTCTCTCAAAGACTCTCTTAAGATACGTTTCTTTACCGGGATTGTACCCCAGGATGACAACCTTGACTATGAGCTTTCTGTTCAGGAAAACCTCCGTATCTACAGTCTCTACTATGGGATGGATCAAAAAACGATCCAGAAGCGTATAGATGAGCTTCTTGAGTTTATGGACTTACGGGATAAAAAGAATGCCAATATTCGGGAGCTTTCCGGCGGAATGCGAAGGAGGCTCGTTATTGCGAGGGCACTTCTTCATTCTCCGAGGCTTTTGATTCTCGATGAACCAACAACAGGGCTTGATCCCCAGGTACGCCATCATATCTGGGATAAGTTACGGGTCTTGTTGAGAGAAGGGGTGACTATTCTTCTTACGACCCACTACATGGATGAGGCGTTTCAGCTTGCTGATCGGTTGATGATCCTCCACGAGGGGGTAAAAATTGTTGAGGGAAAACCTGCTGAACTTATCAGGTCGCATATTGAACCGTATGTGTATGAAGTTCCTGAGTCTAAAGCAAACAACTGTACACCTCCTGACTATGTGAGGCTTGAAAAATCGGGGGAAATGGTTCGCTTTTATGCTCACGATGTTTCTGTTCTTCAACACCTGGCCGAGTGTCTTCCTCCCGGGACAGGTTTTATCCGTCAGGCAAATCTTGAGGATGTTTTTCTAAAACTCACAGGGAGGCAGCTGCATGAATAA
- a CDS encoding ABC transporter permease codes for MNKLTHPVKRILSVWYRHFMVYTSNLLSNGFPPFFEPLIFLAGIGLGLGQVIREMDGIPYLDFLASGLCVSTAMMTAAYECTFGSFIRLEYEKIYDAILAAPISLTDMVVGEILWAGSKGFFFSFAVLLVVSLFGLLRTPWAFFVPVVGFLTGVMFASLSLFVTSFVKNIDHFSFYMTGFLSPMFFFSGIVFPTSSLPRWIQPITEVLPLTHAVRMVRGVVFERYQAIGWDLVFIVLTITVFGTLSIHGIKKRMIQ; via the coding sequence ATGAATAAACTTACACATCCTGTTAAAAGAATTTTGAGCGTATGGTACCGGCATTTCATGGTATACACGAGTAACCTTTTAAGTAATGGTTTTCCCCCGTTTTTTGAACCTCTGATCTTTCTGGCGGGGATTGGACTGGGTCTGGGGCAGGTCATTCGAGAGATGGATGGTATTCCGTATCTTGATTTTCTGGCAAGCGGGCTGTGTGTTTCTACGGCTATGATGACAGCAGCTTACGAGTGTACCTTTGGAAGTTTTATTCGTTTAGAGTATGAGAAGATCTATGATGCGATTCTGGCTGCCCCCATCTCCCTCACAGATATGGTGGTAGGGGAGATTCTGTGGGCGGGGAGCAAGGGATTTTTCTTTTCTTTTGCGGTGTTGCTGGTAGTGTCACTTTTCGGCCTTCTCAGAACACCCTGGGCGTTTTTTGTTCCTGTGGTGGGTTTTTTGACGGGGGTAATGTTTGCCTCTCTCAGTTTGTTTGTCACCTCGTTTGTGAAAAATATCGATCATTTTAGCTTTTATATGACGGGGTTTTTGTCTCCGATGTTTTTCTTTTCCGGGATTGTTTTTCCCACATCCTCTTTGCCTCGCTGGATCCAGCCCATCACGGAGGTTCTTCCTCTCACCCACGCGGTACGGATGGTCAGAGGGGTGGTGTTTGAAAGATATCAGGCGATTGGTTGGGATCTTGTGTTTATTGTACTGACTATTACTGTGTTTGGCACACTGAGTATCCATGGAATAAAAAAACGCATGATACAATAA
- a CDS encoding BamA/TamA family outer membrane protein, with protein MKRIFFILFFWFLVGSLFAVKIEDIFIRGNSDSNSRTILFYFFEYDPDKDYTPGELERALQNWARRLERTGWFRNIYVTNEYTPENTVRISLELTESFFYTAQLFDRAVGFGKQNIWGKGKEIFFEVGTFQKKITLIDHMYNFSPFFYQVSLGTTEEDLVEYRGDFYQTFLTLRQKGEALVGWHVFPDHIMWVSLGGQSIVQTNQMPLERGGYLSLSYLVDTRRGYPSFSSGWHWQNDARWFFLSGGISWETTASWHTPLGKTWQLGLKWHHGLTYGKLQSSEKYLLRQINGLHTLSQSPGLLGDNCWDVHGEIRWKFWEVIPFVIFDMQLEAVAFLEGGEAWTEWRETPCDNYPFWTDGISFALQMRTYSLDG; from the coding sequence ATGAAAAGAATCTTTTTCATCCTTTTCTTTTGGTTTCTTGTAGGCTCTCTTTTTGCGGTAAAGATCGAAGATATTTTTATCCGGGGAAATAGTGATAGCAATTCCAGGACTATTCTTTTCTATTTTTTTGAGTATGATCCTGATAAAGACTATACGCCTGGCGAACTTGAGAGGGCTTTGCAGAACTGGGCACGAAGACTTGAAAGAACAGGATGGTTTCGTAATATTTATGTCACCAATGAGTATACTCCGGAGAATACGGTGAGAATTTCTCTTGAGTTAACAGAGAGTTTTTTTTACACGGCACAACTGTTTGATAGAGCGGTAGGGTTTGGCAAACAAAACATCTGGGGAAAGGGCAAGGAGATATTCTTTGAGGTGGGAACGTTTCAAAAAAAGATTACACTCATCGATCATATGTACAATTTTTCTCCCTTTTTCTATCAGGTTTCCCTGGGAACAACAGAGGAAGACCTCGTAGAGTATAGGGGGGATTTTTATCAGACATTTCTCACCCTGAGGCAAAAGGGGGAAGCCCTCGTAGGATGGCATGTTTTTCCGGATCATATCATGTGGGTGAGTCTGGGAGGACAGAGTATTGTCCAGACGAACCAGATGCCTCTTGAAAGAGGGGGATATCTCTCCCTTTCCTATCTTGTGGATACACGGCGGGGATATCCATCGTTTTCCTCAGGATGGCACTGGCAAAACGATGCGAGGTGGTTTTTTCTTTCGGGGGGAATTTCCTGGGAAACAACAGCATCATGGCATACTCCCCTGGGGAAAACCTGGCAACTGGGTCTCAAGTGGCACCATGGTCTTACCTATGGGAAGTTACAATCAAGTGAAAAGTATCTCCTTCGTCAGATTAATGGGCTCCATACGCTTTCACAAAGTCCTGGGCTCCTGGGGGACAATTGTTGGGATGTGCATGGTGAGATCCGCTGGAAATTCTGGGAGGTGATTCCTTTTGTGATCTTTGATATGCAGCTGGAAGCGGTGGCTTTTCTCGAAGGAGGGGAGGCGTGGACCGAGTGGAGAGAGACTCCTTGTGACAACTATCCTTTCTGGACAGATGGTATCTCGTTTGCACTTCAGATGCGAACGTATTCATTAGATGGATAA
- a CDS encoding PP2C family protein-serine/threonine phosphatase, with protein sequence MCNPFVFLILGLEAGSSLPSIEELFPSLERGNLVSTLHGFSRMELITPIKTKIPVTLTAYDFQLSSPKIKGTVVAFLDQMSSVQIQALFEEVSTLTYELETERVSFKNLLNRLQSGIIWGNKENIWYANSRTRDFVAESLLREGGISDLFEDREKILHYLERRVNISNLEMRLVTQGRSLPCMVNISCLPRGNEEGWLIEILDIEEKKKLEDSIMDMTQIFIQERNELRKNQETLSLELRLAREIQFSLLPHKEFSTIAYLYQPMEEIGGDFLDLVEIDPDNVGIFISDVCGHGIAASLITVMLKQNMTELKPFARNPAHFLSRLNGNLFHQLRGYFLTAIYALYNQKEKKLTIANAGHPYPFLYRQGHFATLATIRSQPIGTFPSMEYQQQTICLQPGERVLFYTDGLLDTSNPEGESYEEKNLAHFLQTHRDFQAYDLMQNLLEDLREFHGERHLEDDIAFICLDVS encoded by the coding sequence ATGTGCAATCCTTTTGTGTTTTTGATTCTTGGGCTTGAAGCTGGGTCTTCTCTCCCTTCAATAGAGGAGCTTTTCCCATCGTTGGAAAGAGGAAATCTTGTGTCCACTCTTCATGGATTTTCACGTATGGAACTTATTACACCTATAAAGACGAAGATCCCTGTTACTCTTACCGCGTATGATTTTCAATTGTCTTCCCCGAAGATCAAAGGAACGGTTGTGGCTTTCCTCGATCAAATGAGCTCTGTACAGATTCAGGCACTTTTTGAGGAGGTAAGTACCCTCACCTATGAACTTGAGACTGAACGAGTTTCGTTTAAAAATCTGTTAAATCGTCTTCAGAGTGGAATAATCTGGGGGAATAAAGAAAACATCTGGTATGCCAACTCACGAACCAGGGATTTTGTGGCAGAATCCCTTTTGCGAGAAGGGGGGATTTCCGATCTTTTTGAAGATAGAGAAAAGATTCTCCACTATCTGGAGAGGCGTGTCAACATCTCAAATCTCGAGATGCGCCTTGTGACACAAGGCAGATCCCTCCCCTGTATGGTGAATATCTCCTGTCTCCCGAGGGGGAATGAAGAGGGGTGGCTGATTGAGATCCTCGATATAGAAGAAAAAAAGAAACTCGAGGATTCCATCATGGATATGACACAGATCTTTATCCAAGAACGCAATGAACTACGCAAAAATCAGGAAACTTTGAGTCTTGAACTTCGTCTGGCGAGAGAGATTCAGTTTTCTCTTCTGCCACACAAGGAGTTTTCAACGATTGCTTATCTGTACCAACCGATGGAGGAGATTGGGGGGGATTTTCTTGATCTTGTTGAGATAGATCCTGACAATGTGGGGATATTTATCAGCGATGTGTGTGGACATGGTATTGCGGCTTCTCTTATCACTGTTATGTTGAAACAAAATATGACTGAATTAAAACCATTTGCCAGAAATCCTGCGCATTTTCTCTCAAGGCTTAATGGAAATCTCTTTCATCAGTTGAGGGGATATTTTCTTACTGCCATTTATGCCCTGTACAATCAAAAAGAAAAAAAACTTACCATCGCAAATGCTGGCCATCCGTATCCCTTTCTTTACCGTCAGGGGCATTTTGCCACGCTCGCAACTATTCGTTCTCAGCCGATTGGTACGTTTCCAAGTATGGAGTATCAGCAGCAGACTATTTGTTTGCAACCAGGAGAAAGAGTGCTTTTTTATACCGATGGTTTACTCGATACCTCGAACCCGGAAGGGGAAAGCTACGAGGAAAAAAACCTTGCCCATTTTTTGCAAACGCACAGAGATTTTCAGGCGTATGATCTCATGCAAAACCTTCTGGAAGACTTGAGGGAGTTTCATGGAGAACGTCACTTGGAGGATGATATTGCCTTCATCTGTCTGGATGTTTCTTAG
- a CDS encoding arginine--tRNA ligase, giving the protein MIVKAFLRERITDLLQKLWGVEVPVPVLYPDHAHFGDYSTSVAMSLAKTLRQRPLDIAQKIAENWSWTDICRVEVMAPGYLNFFVNETRLGEMAQKDFCEPRYGASDLLSGHKVLLEYVSANPTGPLHVGHGRWAALGDSLYRVLSYAGAEVWREFYVNDAGNQIRLLQQTIEAVRAGKEIPENGYHGAYIAEVAKQDDDPVSFILRWQQQTLKDFGVEFDRFFSEKSLHESGAVKRTLDFLREKGVAYESEGALWLRTTDHGDDKDRVLVKSDGEYTYFAVDIAYHQDKIKRGFRKLYNILGADHHGYVKRMESAVWLLSQADGVETDFKILIGQLVSLYRNGEPVRMSKRTGDMITLEEVLEELGKDVLRYYMVMRKADTHLEFDIEEAKKQSEENPVFYVQYAHARICGILRNLPELPEPIREEIIDSPEARLLATRLLRFPEIVQDAALALEPHRIPQYLEDLATIFHKYYTVHRIITDDLQKTANRAVLVKATKNVLSLGLNLIGVSAPERM; this is encoded by the coding sequence ATGATTGTGAAGGCTTTTCTTCGAGAGAGGATAACAGATCTTCTTCAGAAACTCTGGGGGGTAGAAGTGCCCGTTCCTGTTTTGTACCCGGATCATGCACATTTTGGAGATTATTCTACCTCTGTAGCAATGTCCCTTGCCAAGACTCTGCGACAACGTCCGCTGGATATTGCTCAAAAGATTGCTGAGAACTGGTCATGGACCGATATCTGTCGTGTCGAGGTGATGGCGCCAGGGTATCTGAACTTTTTTGTGAATGAGACCAGGCTCGGCGAGATGGCTCAAAAAGATTTTTGTGAACCGCGTTATGGGGCAAGTGATCTTCTTTCCGGGCACAAGGTGCTTCTTGAGTATGTCAGTGCCAATCCCACAGGTCCTCTTCATGTTGGTCACGGGCGGTGGGCTGCTCTGGGAGATTCTTTGTATCGTGTTCTCAGTTATGCGGGTGCTGAGGTCTGGCGGGAGTTCTATGTCAACGATGCGGGCAATCAGATCAGGCTTTTACAACAGACGATTGAAGCAGTAAGAGCGGGGAAAGAAATCCCTGAGAATGGTTATCATGGAGCGTATATCGCTGAGGTGGCAAAGCAAGACGACGATCCTGTTTCCTTTATTCTTCGCTGGCAACAACAAACCCTGAAGGATTTTGGGGTGGAGTTTGATAGGTTCTTTTCGGAGAAAAGCCTTCATGAGAGTGGGGCAGTAAAAAGAACGCTCGATTTTCTTCGTGAAAAGGGGGTGGCTTATGAGTCTGAGGGGGCGCTGTGGTTACGGACGACTGACCATGGGGATGACAAGGACCGTGTGCTTGTGAAATCAGACGGGGAATACACCTATTTTGCAGTTGATATTGCTTACCATCAGGATAAAATTAAAAGAGGATTTCGAAAACTGTACAATATCCTGGGAGCAGATCACCACGGCTATGTAAAGAGAATGGAATCGGCAGTCTGGCTTCTCTCTCAGGCGGATGGTGTGGAAACGGATTTTAAGATTCTCATAGGGCAGCTTGTGAGTCTTTATCGGAATGGTGAACCCGTGCGTATGTCAAAACGAACAGGGGATATGATCACCCTTGAAGAGGTGCTGGAGGAGCTGGGAAAGGATGTGCTTCGTTACTACATGGTGATGCGCAAGGCAGACACCCATCTTGAGTTTGATATCGAGGAGGCCAAGAAGCAGAGTGAGGAAAACCCTGTCTTTTACGTGCAGTATGCGCATGCTCGTATCTGTGGGATTCTTCGAAATCTTCCCGAATTGCCGGAACCGATAAGGGAGGAAATTATCGATAGTCCGGAGGCAAGGCTCCTTGCTACCCGGCTTTTGCGATTTCCTGAGATTGTTCAGGATGCTGCGTTGGCTCTGGAACCTCATCGTATTCCTCAGTATCTTGAAGACCTGGCAACCATCTTTCACAAGTATTATACCGTCCATCGGATTATCACCGATGATCTTCAGAAGACAGCGAACAGGGCTGTCCTGGTGAAGGCAACCAAGAATGTGCTCTCATTGGGTTTAAACCTGATCGGAGTCAGTGCTCCAGAGAGAATGTAA
- a CDS encoding TIGR03546 family protein — translation MIVVNWLIKIFKALNSNQHPLEIAEGIGFGILLALIPSNNLLWWMVFLISFFLTIHQGMMIVVMAIGKLFMPFVDPMLDTLGYALLTVSALEDFYDSFFNMPLVPLLKLHNTVVMGGFALGVLLYFPILFVMVPVVRGYRKFVREKIVQSKWFKAFTSTPLVAGLMKIYKSTTLISSKFKS, via the coding sequence ATGATCGTGGTAAATTGGCTCATAAAGATTTTTAAAGCCCTTAACTCAAACCAGCATCCCCTTGAGATTGCCGAGGGAATTGGGTTTGGTATTCTTCTGGCACTGATTCCTTCTAATAATCTCTTGTGGTGGATGGTTTTTTTGATAAGTTTTTTCCTTACTATTCATCAGGGCATGATGATTGTCGTTATGGCAATAGGCAAGCTTTTTATGCCATTTGTTGATCCGATGCTTGATACGCTGGGGTATGCTCTTCTTACTGTTTCAGCCCTTGAGGATTTTTATGATAGCTTTTTCAATATGCCCCTTGTCCCTCTTTTGAAACTTCATAATACAGTGGTGATGGGTGGATTTGCCCTGGGCGTGCTTTTGTATTTTCCTATTCTTTTTGTGATGGTGCCCGTGGTGAGGGGGTATCGTAAGTTTGTACGGGAAAAAATTGTTCAAAGTAAGTGGTTTAAGGCATTTACTTCCACTCCTCTTGTGGCTGGTTTGATGAAAATCTACAAAAGCACAACCCTTATCTCGAGCAAATTCAAATCCTAA